A stretch of Equus przewalskii isolate Varuska chromosome 11, EquPr2, whole genome shotgun sequence DNA encodes these proteins:
- the LOC103567142 gene encoding olfactory receptor 5G9-like produces the protein MAHENYTRVNEFIFTGLNYNPRLQILLFLLFLSFHVINLTGNLSMIILIRISSRLHMPMYFFLSHLSFVDICFSSVVSPKMLTDFFVKRKAISFLGCALQQWFFGFFVAAECFLLASMAYDHYVAICNPLLYSVAMSQRLCIQLVIGPYVSGFMNTMTHTTNAFHLPFCGSNVFNHFFCDMSLLLSLVCADTRLNKLVVFIMAGAVEVFSGLTILVSYIYILITILKIHSAEGRHKAFSTCSSHLTAVSILYGTLFFIYVRPSASFSLDLNKVVSVFYTAVIPMLNPLIYCLRNKEVKDAIYRVYRTVAKRMFCRT, from the coding sequence ATGGCACATGAAAACTACACAAGGGTCAATGAGTTCATTTTCACAGGTTTGAATTACAACCCCCGGTTACAGATCTTacttttcctgctctttctgaGTTTCCACGTCATCAACCTAACTGGAAACTTGAGTATGATTATTCTGATACGGATCAGTTCCCGCCTACACATGcccatgtacttttttctcagcCACTTGTCTTTTGTGGACATCTGCTTCTCCTCAGTTGTGAGCCCCAAGATGCTCACTGACTTTTTTGTGAAGAGGAAAGCCATCTCTTTCCTGGGCTGTGCTTTGCAGCAGTGGTTCTTTGGGTTCTTTGTGGCAGCAGAGTGTTTCCTCTTGGCATCCATGGCCTATGACCACTATGTAGCCATCTGCAACCCATTATTGTATTCAGTCGCGATGTCTCAGAGACTCTGTATCCAGCTGGTGATTGGTCCCTATGTCAGTGGGTTCATGAACACCATGACTCATACAACAAATGCATTTCATCTCCCTTTTTGTGGCTCCAATgtctttaatcatttcttctgtgacatGTCCCTGCTGCTTTCCCTTGTATGTGCTGACACTAGGCTCAATAAATTGGTAGTTTTCATCATGGCTGGAGCTGTGGAAGTCTTCAGTGGTCTGACTATCCTGGTCTCCTACATTTACATCCTCATTACCATACTGAAGATCCACTCTGCTGAAGGGAGGCATAAAGCCTTTTCTACCTGCTCATCTCATCTGACAGCTGTTTCCATCCTGTATGgtactcttttctttatttatgtacGGCCTAGTGCAAGTTTCTCCCTGGATCTCAATAAAGTGGTGTCTGTGTTTTATACAGCAGTGATCCCCATGTTGAACCCACTTATCTACTGCTTGAGGAACAAGGAAGTCAAAGATGCCATATACAGGGTGTACAGGACTGTTGCTAAGAGGATGTTTTGTAGGACCTAA